The window TACCCAAGCAATTAGGTTACcgctaagctaacgttagctaactcGCTAATTTGCGAGCTGCACTAGCTGTTATTTTAATAGTCTGTATTATAACACTGTAGCTAATAGACGTCACCGTCACAGGTTTAGCATTCACCTAACGTTAGGCTAAGGGTAACTTGACACCTACTATAGCATATATAGCTAGCCTGTTATCTGTCAGTGCGATTCCTGGCAGTTTGACTTCTCTGTTAATATACTCACCTGGGCATAGGGCACCCCTAGAAGCGTTCTTTGCAGAAGTGCAGACGGAGGTATTTATATAGCCGCATTTATATTTAGTTACAAAGTTATGTACGCCAAGTAATGACTGCGCTGCTGGAGCACAGCTCTGGCCAAGCCCAACTGACTTCAGCGCGCCTGGATCGGCCTCACATCGTTTCCAGGACCAATGTCTATGTTCTGTAGATCTAGTAAATATACGAGTCATGACAAGAGCTTAGTGAACCGATTAGATAGGAGAAGCGAGTTTCACTAGTTTACCAAAAGGACAGCGTTTCGGACTGAAGCCGAGCCTCCTTTTCCTCACAGtgtatagttttgttttgctataTATTATAAACTGGATAAAAGTCTGTGGATTATATCACTTGATTCTTCATTCTTTCTTGCCTAGTGTCGTGTATTTCACTCCTTTCTTTGCAAAATGCCCAGACTGTGGACCTCTAAAATATCAATACGTACtaattattattgataataTCATCGCATGTTTATACAATTTCTACCTAGattcttgttttgttatttgataATTATACATACACCCATATTTCTTGTATTACTGAATTGAATGTTTAATTCTATTCAAATTATTAGCTTATTTTCAGAGGTATAGACCTCTAGGTCTGTTTTACAGGGAAGCATTGATATTACATAGGAATTAAGATACACTGCGACATTTTTTGTACTATATACTTTTAGTTTATGGGCTGTAGGGCTGATTtactaaaaacattaacaatggctctgttctattctcTGCTCTGTGCTGTGAGTCAGCATGCACTGTACCAGGGCCCTGAAACCAAatcagctaaatggaattcagctaTTAATCATTGTATCATTTCCCCCTGTGCTTTCCTTTCtgtaaaatgccaaaatgttttccatggaaaacaaatattggCCTGCACTTGAGAATCgtttgatttacagtaaatagctgtttgttttgtccattttttttcatgaagagCTAAGGACCAAACaatattttcttaataaatttTATTGCCAGCAAGAAAACGGTGTGCAGGCGTTCTCAAAAAAGTTGCAATAACACAAACCGAACCACAGTCGAGTAAGGCAATCGGGatgtaaaacaaataagcaaGTTTGCCACGTCTGGCCACCAGTGATACCAATTTAGCACATGATTGCTAATCATATGAAATTCAGCCAAAGTAAAGTAGCAAAATTGTTGCATTTTTAGGTACATAGGAATTGTATCAAAGATCActatatccatccatccatccctttaTTATGTTAAACTGccatttttacttaaatttcTACATTTTATTACCAGCCAATTTGAAATGTGcaataacaatttaaaaatctcCACAATGGCAGCAAGGTTTCAACTCATGACAACTTCCTTGGACTCTGTCTCTTTTTGAGGACACACTTCCTGATCTCTGAGACATGTGGGCAGGGGTCACCGAAGAGACTCGGGGCCCTCAGAATTTGTCGGGTGCGCGTCTCCTTGCCCCTGCTGTAGGGCCGCATGCTCCTTTTCTGCATACATGGACCCCACTCTGTCCATTCCCCAACTTCACAGTTCACTAGAGGAGACAGTAGACGATGAATGAGACACTCTTTGGGTGGGAGGggataaaaaaatgtaagataGCAGAAATGAATGGTGGACGTTAGAGATAGGGAATCTCCCTCACCTTGGGGGATGCACTGCATGACCTGTACATCAGGCTCAGATCCACTTGGGCAGGTAAGGTGGCACTGCCCATGGAGAAAGTATAGATCCGCTCTACACCTCAGACACACGttcctcctcacacacacttcacagcCTATAGGGCACTCTGAGACAGAGGGATACAAACATCTTACAATGTGCTGTAGTTTCCTGACAATATGGAAAATGCACACCACATGCCTTACAATACTACATGAATAACACGCAGTAGAGACGGTGTCTCACCTGTGCATTCTCGCAGTGCCGTGTTTGCCGTCAGCCCATTTGGACagctattttcacatttacCGCGGAACAGAAAGTGGGCCGCATGACAACGAGTGCAGAAATTTTCACTGAAGCAGAAAGCGCACTCCTCTTTGCACCCTGCAATGGGAGGGAGCCTTGGTCAGCGCAGATTGACCACAATACCaggaaacaaaataatgttGCTCTTTGCTTCCTTTCCTTAGCATTAGTTCTTCATGTAAATACAATGGCAAACTAATCATCAATAAAGCCATCTGCCATTGTAATCCCAAATGTTGGTTCGATAAAATCAGACAAACTTGATCCAGTCTTGTCTCACTCAAGCTTTTCTATGTGTTCATTGGTACCTACTAGTACAGGTGTTGATGTGTGGCGAGCGCATGCCATAGTGGCCCCGGggacaggaggacagacaggtgCCCCTCTGCCTTATCCCATCCAGCTCCAGGTGGAAGAAGAGGCGAGGTTTACAGGACAGACAGCCATTCAGGGCCGAGCATGATGCACAACCTGCTGGACAGAGTCTGCTCACTGAAGAGCTACCTGTTATGGGTTAAAGGCAAATTAGGACATGAaatgtctgtgtcagtgtgtgtgtgtgcaattggACGGGGAGCCTGACCACAATATCACTGAGTGAGATTTATATTCTTCCTAAGCGCATGCAAGTGAAATACTCTGTGATCAATTTACAGTATGAAATTCTACAGACAACTTCGTTTTATGAGAACAGGGCCAACAGACAAAGCCAAGCTTTGAAATTTGTAATGCGCAAGTGGGTAAAACCATGGAAATTAATGAGCACATTGTTCCCTGGAAGCGGAAAGAACACACTTATTGTCTCCACATGTGGCGTCTGTTTACTATCTTATCCAAGAAAAATGGGTAAAGATAACGTTCATTTCATAGGAGCCATATCAAAGAGTAGTGTTGGAGAAGTGGAGATGACAATTTATGCTTGAATACTTACGCCTGTTTTGCAGAATCTTTGTTTGGTCTAGGCCTTTTGTTAGATTCATGAATTGCAGAATCCAAATTAATGATTGTATCCGCATTTTCCTTCACCTTCAGCACGGCATCAATCCAGTCAGAAAAGACACCTCGCATCACATCTCCAATCCCATgatgtacataaaaaaaaaaaaaaaaaaacagacacaaaaaaaaacaaaacaaaaaaacaaaaaaaaccccaaaacaaaggTGTGAATTTCTACACAGAATTAATTCAAATGGACCCATGCAGACACTACAGTGTGGGTAAGACAGCAGTGTGATGCGGAAATGTTTTCTTGAGGAAAAAATCCCATGTGCATTCCATGAGATCACTCAAGCCAGCAGAATGCCATGAAGAATGCAAACAGAAGAGAAACCATCATATGACAGTCGCAGCCCAGAGCTAATATAAAGTTTGGATATGCTGCTGTGAGcttgtctctgtttctcacactcactccctccctcctctccagtGTTACCCTTCTTTTTCGACCCTCCTCCTGATCTATTATCACATGAACATTGTCTCTTGCTCCTAACCAGCACAAAGAATGTGACAGatgatactgtattttctgcatATGATATAACATACTGGAAACCATGCACTCTTTATTTATTAGTTAGCCAATCTTGCAATTCTGCGTCCTTTATTAATTTCCctcacaaaaatgttaattcacttggatgtttgaccttcaccTCTGCAGAATTTAACGAGAGAAAGCCGTTCTCGTATTCATCTGACGAAGGGGGCAAAgcttctctgtgctcaccttaaatcagAGTTTAACACGTGAACGCACGAGCCGGactttgtgacatcacaaccGGAAACCAATCACGGTCCAGtatgcaacttacacaagtgtgatgtggaaacttgtAGAATCCACCACAAATAGATTGAGAATTGACTTTTTATGTGAGGTTGGAGACATTTTGTGTCCAGTAGTTAGACTTTtgaaacaacaaatatttgcaTGTTGATAGATTCTGCATTTTCAATGAGGGAGGAGTAGatataattttaagaatttttaacaaggtaatggaatttttttttttggtggaagaaaaatattagactcaaattattattcaaagcaaaGTATCTTTTAGATGtgttaaaacatgtctggaggatGGTCTCTCATTTTTAGAGTCCTTTTAACAGCATAATAATATTGACTGTAATTCAGAATTCTCAAAAAGAAATGCATAGCtattttggtaaaaaaaacaacaacaaccattCGATCATTTAATCATTGTTTGCTAAaacttcattgttttgtcaactatACTGCTTTTCAAATTATGCATTTTTGTGCCTTCCACTAAAATACACAATGTGCCAAAGCATTAGCATGCAAGCCTTGAAGAAGTAAACCTGCTCCCTTCTGGCACGATAACAGGGGGTTCATTGTGCATGTTTAGAGGTGAGTGTAGCACATTAACTGCACAAACCTCTCCAACCCTGTCATGTCACATCTTTAAATAACTGCCAAATGTAATGGCACAGAGGGTGAGTGTTGGACTAAAAACCAAATATctctttttgttcagtttaaacTAAAATGGCAGGACATCATAACATCGATACCAACTTTTCAAATTCTCTTCCCATGGGATGGATGAAGTAACAATGATGGAACAGCttttttatattctatattatatatatatattctatattatatatatatattatatatatatatatatatatatatatatatatatatatatatatatatatatatatatatatatatatatatatatatatatatatatatataaataaaaacatccgCTGCAGAAAAACTGCACTTCCCATGTACCCACCGTTATTAAATTTAGTTTGACTTAAGCCACGATCGGGCACTGCGTGTTTTCAATTAAGACATGAGTTCaggaaatgaaaaccaaaaatacaggGTGATTTTAGCCCCTctgaatgagaaaacaaaactagaGAAAAGGAGGTGTCAGAAAGGATCGGTGATTCCCACAAAACCACTGGAAAATGATGAAAGCTTCAGCCCTCCAGAGGATTTGTTGTTTGGCATCCCGGTATGTATTATCGCCTGTTTTGGGAAATCTGTGGTTCTTTATTCACTTCTCCAAAACAGATTTGAATTATACAGTGTTCCCCTACATGCAAAAGCATTTTCCTGGAATTGGTTTTCTATGCAATTCATGAATCTGTGCTTTGGTCCGAATCTTTTCAGAGCCTGTCAGTTCTTATAGCATCAAAAATACCCTAATTTGTTAAAAGGCCAAATTTAGTGATATGCCTTGTGCTTATTTCTAAATGACTTCTCATATTAGACTGATATGATGCTATTTCTGCAGAAAGAAATGGACAGTAACAGGGACACACTTGAAACCTGTGAAACCATGTGCTCCCAATTAAGAAAGGCACGGCAAGTTATCATAACAACATCTCTGCCAAAATGGACTGACCTGCTTTCTTACTGCTTGGCTTAtctggaaaaatgtcaaaatgaggAATCAGCAGGAGCTTTGCAGTGGGATTTGACACTGGAGGTGATttatcagagagagaaagagctaaAAGACACACTGCCACACAGAGGGGCTGGACAGGGCTACGCTGGCTGGCTTAAATTGTCAACAGGTGCTCAGACACGAACCCGAATccaaccacccacccacacatacacacacacacacacacacacagtgaggctAGGCTACCTCTTTATTTTGATAAAGGAAGAGGGGTATGTTTCTTGAATCCTTCGAGAACAAGAGCAAACCTAGAAAGAAGGACGATAAAGTAACACCTCAGAGGAGCCTCTGAAGGGGCAGCTGCTACAGAACAGTATCATCCATCAGTCTACATGTAATAGATTTATGGATTAGATTGTGCCGGTAAAGTACATATCTTCAACAGGCGAGTGCGAAGAAGTTTAACACCCCCTTTAGATTTGAAAATATATGCAGATGTATTATCAAATGTTGGAGGGCTCTGTGATAACAACATGTGAATCAAGCAGAGAATAGCTGTGACACGGGGTGTCCACAAACCCGGTAACATCCCCTCAAACTGACAGGGCTGACAGGGAACATAAATATAACAAGGTCTCGCTGGGGTGCCAGATCGGATTCTCGAAGAAAATAACCATTGGGGGCCGTGGAATGTCTGAGCTgccaaaaagaaagagggaaaactaAAATGATAAAGACGGAGTACACCAAGTGAATAATAAAGTCAGTGGCCAATGTAAAGCATATGGACATGTACTTGTAATCATGTTAACCCATCATTAACCCGTCTAAAATTCAAATCCAAGCACTAAAGTTAaacctttcacatttttgtattaaagCACTTGATATGCTGTTTTTATACTTGCCAAGACTCTATAAAGATAAATCCTGAACTTGCACTGGAACAGATCAATAAATGTGAGTCCACTACAAACCGGCAACATCCTTGAGATCACCACCTGCTATCAAGGTTCTGGTGAAACAGAAGATGCACTGTCAGGTTAATAAAATACTGCACGATTGAGCAAAATTAACAATCTAATGTTGACCTTTtcagcactcacacacataaaaaaaagtcaaaagtctCACCGTCAAGAACCCTGTGGTGATAGGGAATGACCAGGATAGCATCTCAGCACGCAGATAATCTATAAAGtgtgaaggagggaggaatTTACAAGGAGGCTGAGCCCACGCTCAGCGAAGAGGCTGCGAAGACTGAGCATTAGATGGATTAGATGACGGAGAGCGCGAGACAGGAGGTGAAGAGATCTGAAAGTACTAATGTACGCTGAACCATCCGCAACTTGGAGTTCAACGCTTAATAGACtcaacatctttaaaaaattaGTCTGCTTTAGGTCTTCCAAGTGATTCTGATAAAATTATTTTGCTACTGCTTTTGAGTATTGCTGGTATTGTCCATAGTTGGATCCACACTGTTTTTTCTAATAGCTTTCTAATGTGAAGattgacctgatggtggcagcATTCATGAATATGTTAAGATGAGAAAGCTATTATTTGCAGCTGTAAGTTGCGGCTCTGAGACGTGTAAAATATGACGCATTATAAGATTCGTTATAAGATTCACAGGAATTTAATAAAGAACAAGAAAACTCtgatgaaaggaaaagagataCAGGAAATTTGCTTGCACAAGgaatagaacaaaaaaatgtcagaataaaataaaatatatatcataaaAAAGCAAATCTATTGCTGCTATCATTCACAATGATGTTCATTAAAATTACAATGATGCAGTTCACCGTCTTCATCCTCTTGCTTTTTTCAGGACTTTCtataaagacaggaaaaaaacctTTGTAAATCTACTTCATGTTCAAAATGTTCATGAGATGaaatatgatcttttttttactAAGCACAATTTCTTCATCTCAATCAAAAACTGTCAATACCAATAACATATCATATAAATACTagtatttaaaaatgtggtaaatgtgtatgtttgagtcttttaatgtttacttgtattttattatattttgacaAGTGCACACAAtgtaaaatcattttgttttgaaatataaataacaaaCGGGTGTAAGTGAATTGACGAAATGTTCGACTTTTATGTTAATTGAACAGGGGGAAGAGATCCTGATGATATCTAGTAAGTACCTCTAGCAGACAACTAACAGTTCCCGATCCAGTTAATTCTTAACActtaacacaaaaaacagtaaaataatgcattaaccatttaggaattacagccatttttatacagagtccgtcattttcagagtctcaaaagtaattggtcaAACCAACACGGTTATAAATATTCTATAAGGATTAtatttaatacttggatgaaaatcctttccAGTCAATAGCTGCCTGAGGTCTGGaccccatggacatcaccaaatgctgagtttccaaCCTTGAGGTGCTTTGCCAGGgtgcagctgccttcagttgctgcttgtttatgggtctttctgccttcagttttgtcttcactAAGTGAAAACCATGCTCAAtcgggttgaggtcaggtgactgacttggccattgaggaatattcaatttctttgccttgataAGCTCTCGGGTTGCTTTTgtagtatgttttgggtcattatcatCTGTACCGTGAAGCACCTACCTATCACTTTTGCAGCATTTCGCttaatctgagcagatagtacagccctgtacacttcagtATTCATCCGGCTACgtctatcagcagtcacatgatcaataaacaccagtgacccagttccattggcagccatacttGCCCATGTCATAACACTGTCTCCATGttggacagatgatgtggtatgcttttaATCATGAGCTGTTCTTTTcattctccatactcttctttTCCAATCATTTTGGttcaagttaatcttggtttcacaaaagaatcttgttccagaactagGCAGGCTTTTTGAATGTTTCCTGGCAAAGTCTAATTTGAACTATCTGTGCTtaagtgttaccagtggtttgcaccttgtggtaaaccctctgtatttacattcgtGAAGGCGTCTCTAGATtgcagactttgacaatgatacaccttcCTCCTCGAgttttcttgacctggctagatgttgtgaaaagtttttcttcaacaaggaaagaattctgtcaTCATCctctttagttgtcttccgtggtcttccaggccttttggtggtGCTGAGCTTGCAAGTgcattctctctttttaagaatgtaccaaattgtggATTTGGCCGCTTCTAACGTTTCTGTTATCTGTccgataggtttgttttgttttttcagcttaatgatagcctccttcatttgtatcgacacctctttggaccgtATAgtgagagttcccatgaacagctaccaaaagcaaattcaacacttggaatcatcTCCAGACCTTTTagctgcttaatttgtcatgcaataacgagggaacaggccacacctggccatgaaactgacgtgactgtcagtcaactgtccaattacttttgatcctCTTAAAATGAGggtctatgtataaaaatagttCTAATTCCTAAAccattaatgtgatatttttgttaaaccctttgaattaaagctgaaagtctacacttcaatcaaattTTGATGGCTTCacttcaaatccattgtggaggagtacaaaggcaaaattacaaaaactgtgtcactgtccagatacttatggacctaactttACAATATGTAGGCTGCTACTGGCACCTGCCAATAGTCTTCAAGATGTTAGccattcccagaaaaaaagcatcacacacctctcatttttcttgttcACTTGTATGCCGACCTTGTCaataaaaatccaaacatatacagtactaaAAAACTTGAGACTAGTATTGTGTATTTGTTAGTTGTAATGCTGTGGGATAGGCCCATCAGACAATCTTCTGGACTGAAACAACCACTGTAAAATGCACCTCAGGGTTGATCAGAGGCGGAGTTGAAAAGATTAGTCGATTGATCAATTAGTCCTTCGACAGAAAGTtacagcaactgttttgataactgataGATCATTTAAGtccttttttaaagcaaaaaatgcacaatttcATTATTGTTTGCCTCTAAAATATGACTATTGCCCTAGTCCTATCTGATAGTTAACTGAATCTCaaggttttggacagttggagGGGCAAAATAAGCATCTGAAGAGACCACCTAAAGTCAACGGTGAAAGGcatttttatagaccaaacgacTGACTGGGTAAGTATTTTTCAGAGTAAATGACAATGATAATAATCGTTAGCTGCAGCTCTCgtcagatatatttttaaacgTGTAATATAAAAGGAATTCAAATTGCAGCGTGTGTATCAGTAATTTACGGTTCTGTTAACATATACGTGTGGTCATTTTAAGACCATATCGTAGACCCGTTTAACGTTAGGTGACATTTTAGAATAAtgttaatacaaataaaacgtcgtaaaaaagtaaaacccaCGATTTGTGCCGTCTTTGAACTAACCTTGGAGACTGCTCTCACATGCTGAGCTCTGATCGTTGCAGATTTCTCTTCAAAAGCTTTGGCCTTCGCCTCCTCTGCCAGACTGCTCAGAAACAACAATGTCAGCAGTTCAATCtgaggaaacagggagaaattTGGTTGTTATTAAAGTTAGCCTGCTTAGCTAAATTAGCCAAAAAACAAAGCGACCAGTCAGAATTCATATCCTTGGCTCCTACCATCGCTTCAGACGCCGGCCTCACATTTATGTTATTCTTCGCTTTCGTTTTAATAgtatatttcagttttgctgccttgttcagcattttttcaaatgttcagtGAAACAAAAGTTCACACCAACAAAAAGTTTGTTTACGTTTTCCAATCTCCCGCTTCTCTTACTTCCGGTACAAGTGCTTCTTCTTCGTGGCTTTCCTTGCCAATTACATCATCGCTTGTTTCATTACCGCcatctacatttttcttatttctataCTTCTagtgaataatttaaaatgtcgCGTCCACAGCGAGGACAAAATAATGTCAAGTGAAATATTCTCTCGATGTGCACATAAAAAacgaaaacaataaaaacccaaaaagcAAATCCACTTACCGGGATTTAAGTATACCATCTCTTAATGCTGCCACCTTGCGGTCGCGCTGGCTACTACATTAGCAACGGACAGTAATGGCGGCCACGTTGCAGACAGCACCCGGCGTGAGCAATATGCTGCAGTTTATGAAATTTATCGGACAACTCAAAGTAAGACTTCTCCCCAAACTCAGGCTGATTTTCTTGTGATTTTGTCCCTGTCCAACAATGGACGACAAATTAAGTGAAGCTCGATTTCTCTGGATCTGAGACTGGTTGATTTGAGTCTTAGTCTGTAGCTTGTCCTTTCAAACTGTTTTGCTGGTGCTGGATTGTGTTGATACAGTAAGCTCATCATTCTCTCTCTGCAAACACACTTTATACCTCTATTTATAACAGCTTGACAGCGAGAAAAAGCACCTTGTTATTGTACTTTGGACCATTTGGCCTGGCTGCTGTAAACTGAGGGATTAATTTACATGTGATTAAACAATACGACTGTTTTACAAGGTCCTTGTGGGCTCAAAGAAATGCTGCCTGGactaaaataatttatcattatCTTGGATTATGATTACTGATTAAGATCCAGATGACAATACCCAATTCTAGCTCTGTGTAGTGATAGTgatgaataaattattaataatttactATACAAATCGTTTTGTTAAAATGGGAGTAAGATTAATTCACaatgttgattttaatttcacattttttcctggCAATGGCAGTTTTCCCCCTAGAGCTGTTCccaacaaatattttcattattgatcaattGTGATTAATTAGCTGATTAACCGCTTGCGGTACAATATGTAATCCATCTCAAGTTTCCTGAGTCTTTTCAGAGGTCgttttgttcgaccaacagtGCAAAACCTGAAGAAAGTCAGTTTACAATCataaaaaactaagaaaaccagaaaacaacaaaatgtttcaatGATTTTGTGCAGTGAGGTCAGTGTGTACACGCGCAGACTCACTGAGCTGGTGAGAAAAGTCATGAGAAATAGATTTTAGGACAGATTTTTCCTCTCCGTCCTCTGTGCCGCTGAtgtcttgtgtgtgttgtgggcGATGTTTCCTGTAGAGGGTCCCAAGGACCGGCTGGGTGTACAGGAATGTGAAGAAGCCAGAGAGCGTATCAGA is drawn from Xiphias gladius isolate SHS-SW01 ecotype Sanya breed wild chromosome 4, ASM1685928v1, whole genome shotgun sequence and contains these coding sequences:
- the LOC120789337 gene encoding R-spondin-3-like; the protein is MITMSNPTAKLLLIPHFDIFPDKPSSKKAGSSSVSRLCPAGCASCSALNGCLSCKPRLFFHLELDGIRQRGTCLSSCPRGHYGMRSPHINTCTRCKEECAFCFSENFCTRCHAAHFLFRGKCENSCPNGLTANTALRECTECPIGCEVCVRRNVCLRCRADLYFLHGQCHLTCPSGSEPDVQVMQCIPQVNCEVGEWTEWGPCMQKRSMRPYSRGKETRTRQILRAPSLFGDPCPHVSEIRKCVLKKRQSPRKLS
- the cenpw gene encoding centromere protein W produces the protein MLNKAAKLKYTIKTKAKNNINVRPASEAMIELLTLLFLSSLAEEAKAKAFEEKSATIRAQHVRAVSKKVLKKARG